From a single Stomoxys calcitrans chromosome 4, idStoCalc2.1, whole genome shotgun sequence genomic region:
- the LOC106087462 gene encoding ADP-ribosylation factor 6 produces MGVILCKFCCCSCCGCWHRIAGNSVGVLPEKKLKLLLLGLEDSGKTEIAHYLSQTQRSDYDSTNGVHNYTMKFMEVQCSMTEIGGNDDIQRIWHHYYAGTMAIIYCFDMSSKWQDLKKSFRLLDMTLKDSYIAGKPILLVATKADLADECIQLYDIENTFHLNTMAATYGSAIKLCIYDKRSADTDSSINLSSGINWLVRNVLDNYDVIQMRLNCDKNMKNWEMNRDNLVKQGKLDFSTYQRFPKASARHKHRRITHKRLRRSLIRPRTAPSKLSFLSITRSYTLATPNAVASPQVSLTHSSKVPNGVLPTDELNTDV; encoded by the exons ATGGGTGTAATTCTATGTAAATTCTGTTGCTGTTcttgttgtggttgttggcATAGAATCGCTGGAAACAG TGTTGGCGTACTTccagaaaaaaaactaaaattattgCTCCTAGGCCTGGAGGACAGTGGGAAAACCGAGATTGCTCATTACCTGTCACAAACTCAACGTTCGGACTATGATTCTACGAATGGAGTACATAATTATACCATGAAATTTATGGAGGTTCAGTGTTCGATGACGGAAATCGGTGGAAATGATGATATTCAAAGAATTTGGCATCATTACTATGCTGGG acaATGGCTATAATTTATTGTTTTGATATGTCATCAAAGTGGCAGgatttaaaaaaatcgtttcGCCTCCTGGATATGACTTTGAAGGATTCATATATAGCTGGAAAACCAATCCTCCTGGTCGCCACCAAAGCTGATTTGGCTGATGAATGCATCCAGCTGTATGATATagaaaacacctttcatttaaatacaaTGGCCGCAACATATGGTAGTGCCATAAAACTATGCATATATGATAAAAGATCTGCAGATACCGATTCGAGTATAAATCTTTCATCCGGAATAAATTGGTTAGTTCGTAATGTCTTGGACAACTACGATGTGATACAAATGCGTTTAAACTGtgataaaaatatgaaa AATTGGGAAATGAATCGGGATAACTTGGTGAAACAGGGAAAGCTAGACTTTAGCACATATCAACGGTTTCCCAAAGCTTCCGCGAGACACAAACATAGGCGTATAACACACAAACGCCTTCGTCGTTCTTTAATACGTCCACGTACCGCTCCATCTAAGCTAAGTTTCTTGTCTATAACTCGATCTTATACTCTTGCTACTCCGAATGCTGTTGCTTCCCCACAGGTGTCGTTAACACACTCCAGCAAAGTGCCAAATGGTGTACTGCCGACCGACGAACTTAATACGGATGTTTAA